In Euphorbia lathyris chromosome 2, ddEupLath1.1, whole genome shotgun sequence, the sequence TCTATTTTGTACGAACAGATCCTTGGCCCGTTCGGAATCGATGCTATCAAGTGGTTAGCTTCACAATTTTCTTCTACTCGATTTCCCCTTATTTATAGGCTTCTTCCATCTTGTTGGGCTTGAGCCATAAGTTGTTTAACTAAAGTCAAATATTTCTTTATTGAGGCGTCTTTTGCTTTGTATTTACTAACCATCTAGCTGTCTATAAGATTCAAGTCGCTTTTTTAAAATTGTTCGATCCGATTTTATGATGTTGAGCATTTGGATTCTCTAAAATAATGTTTCGTATTCTGTCGTACTGTTAGATAGCGCACTTTAAGGACATCCCTTCCTGAGCCTTCATATTAACATGATACTAGAGCCCTCTTTATTAAAGTTGCTATCAAACAATATTTTCACCTACTTTTATCATTATCGCATCCTTTGATTTGACTCGAAAAATCATTACACATCCTCCACTTATTTAGTAACAAGATTGCAACCTAAATGTaagtttaattcaattaaattccTTCAAAAATTGCCTTCCCTCTACGTGCCAGGTTTCAAACTTCTTACTTCTTTCTTTGTGCATAGTCAATGAAAATTTACTAAAATCTTTGGTGAATTCTGTTCTAATTTGGATCCACAAACTATTCAGGTTATTATGATTTATAACATTTCAACATTTCAATGATTCAGAATTCAATCTTGGACTAAAAGTATGCCCAtgatttcatatatgaaaaataagatCTCCACAATAATTGTCTTTCTATTTTCTACTGATTCTTTTTAAATTTGAATAATAAAATCGACAActtctaaattttaaaattaactcGAAGAATCCATCCAATTTAGATAAATTGAaaccaaattattaaaaaaaaaaaaaattaaaaaactagCTAATACAAATTTGAAAATCTCTTCAATGCTAATCCTGTGAATTTATATCAACCTTGTTGATCCAACAACTTCTTAGCTTTCTTATATGCTATCTTCAAATACTCCCTAAACCTAACCAAATCAATTCTAACATTTTGTTCTTTCAAATATATTCTCATTATTTCATCCGACCACTTTTTCCCTTGGAACCCTATTGGATCCTTTATCAATTGGCTATTTCTATCATACTTATCCACCAAACTACTTTCCCCCACTCCAATTTTATACTCCATGTACTCCAATTCCATCCCCCTCCCCAAATTGCCAAAACACATTTCCGCAACCTTCTCGTTCCCTAGCGGCACCACTTGCAAGAACACCGACCCCGGCCTAAGAAACACCGCGTGTGTCAACGCTGCACCGTGCACCCCCACCATCGCATGACTCGAATTGATCAAATCATACGCTTGATGCAACGGAGTACTAGGTTTGGGTTCAAATACCGTAACCTCAAAACCAACGTCTTCGGCTAACCTTTTTACTCTCTTTTGATTCAAAATTACCCGCGCCACGTGACCACTTCGACTAGCCAACACTAACCGGGGTTTTTTGAACATGCGACGGGTGGTTATGTGACGACTGTAGGCCGAATTTAAGAAAGTGCGGAAATGGGTtaaggtttgtgaatttggTAACAACTTGGGGTTAATGGTCATAAATCCATGTGACATGAGGCCTATATTGGCTGAAGTAAAACAGTGAGTGGAGGTATCATTGTCTAGGTTTATGATTGGGTGTTTACTGAAAGTTTGTAAGATATCTGAGTATTTACTGACCCACCAATCACGAGCTTTGGATATGACGAGGATGAAATCTTGGTCGTCGGTGAAGATAGATTTAACGGTGATGTAGAGAGGGATGAGCCCGTCGTTGAAATCATGGAAGAAGTTTCCGGTGTAACCGCCCGCAGAGAATACTATGGCTGGATATTTGTGCTGGATTTCACATTGTGGGCTTGATGGGCCTGAAATTAGAGTGAGCTCTTTGATCCGTTGCATAGTGAAATTTTCCCATTTTCTGGGGTAAGGCCTGATTTTGTGGGCAGTATAGGGTAGTCGAGGGTCCACAGCATAGAATGTGGAGATCCTGGGATCCAATACAGTTGGGCCGTCGATCTTGCAGAAATCGTAGCCTCTGTTTGATCGGTCGCACCGGATGATTTCATGAtacggtggtggtggtggtggtggtggtgttgGTGGTGGAAGCGTTGAGCTCTGAATGAGAATTGTCTCCTCTGATTTCATATGTTGTTCTGATACTGCAATATACAAATTAAAATTACATTACATGAGATAATATGCTTAATGCAAGGAACTAATGGTTTAATTTGCGATTTATGGTAAATATTTGGCTAAAATATTTGGCTTTTTAGATTACACTGTATTCACATTTCTTAATTTTTGCTCAAATTGTACTTTTAAACAATTTATGATAAATAAATTTGAATTACAATtacaaaattattaaaaatgtaGTAAAAtgaacatttaaaaaaaattataaatttcttTTTGAAATCATTTAAGTGCCAGATTggttagaagaaaaaaaaactagcaATAACCAAACCGATCCGGCCGTATCAACCTAATTCTCCCATATTTTCACTTTACTCCGCAGTGGGATTCACTAATGCTGATTTCGAATCTTCAAAACTTTGTTTCTACCTTGAAgagatttattaaaatattttataggcttaatatatcacttgttctgaatttgtttaaaaaagtTGATTTACATGTATCTTATCAATCTGTTAGATTTACTTAAATTGTCATAATTAAGTCACCAAATCTATTAAAAAACAtcataaaaatgtacaaaacagaaagttaatttattttaaagactTAAATCACGAACTatacctttatttttttttaagttttattaTAGATTTTTGattgttaatttgttttaagtttcattttttaagttaatttgttttaaaaactTAAATCACGAACTatgtctttattttttattttaaagactTATAtctctttaaacaaattcaggtgaCAAATGAATCACTCATAAGCAAGTTCAGAGGAGTTAAGAGGtaactttaaataaattcagattataatcaagttttttttttttacaaattcagAGGAGATGAGCTTATGGAACACAGTTTGCCGGGTCTGGAGTCtgttgtgtcttctgagctAGTGGTTGATTCTGTTAATCCCCTCTTTGCTTCCAAGAATGAAGCTCAGGGGGCcctgtaacatccctaaaccctaacatatacatcttcccacattcatatatgttttcatgattgaatacatacattttagattcatctcattggcatcggaagtttcgtatgcataatgtgattatcatgcgattagtagacgattagtgtgtcattaagatgtaacgattggttaattgagttaggacttaaatgaatgaatgaacatgtccttaattgattaaattagacttGTGGAGGGCTGGAAATGAGTTTTGTGAACAAGCACCTCACTTAAGCATGATGTCACCCAAGATTGAGACAAAATGCACCTCttcatttcaaatggatgtacacaactcattctttatgctttccagccacaatttcgaccaaagcttcagcaaactttcccttttcataccctaacatcctccaaagaaaactcttccaatttcttccattgtcaagccaaacaagttaagttaggaagcatactaggtgatagacacaacttgaaggttagtatgttgttttagcttgttttctatgagtttgagattatgaaatacctaggtatgatgataggagttgttgtggatgagttattattgagtttgttgagttttggtgttgtttgaagtggttataggctgtccaaatgaaagatatgtatcaagtgccctaaacagaaatctagggtactgctttccgtcattttggagcatgtttttcatattgatattgttcgaatttgaagatacataaagaataaactatgttcctatatgtgttatgaaactctctgtaaaatatgggactttaattccatatatagaggaagaaaa encodes:
- the LOC136217797 gene encoding xylan glycosyltransferase MUCI21-like; amino-acid sequence: MVLKNKRKYSKIGLICFIFFLLFFILQISFSSISRSTAFNSHHNPVSEQHMKSEETILIQSSTLPPPTPPPPPPPPYHEIIRCDRSNRGYDFCKIDGPTVLDPRISTFYAVDPRLPYTAHKIRPYPRKWENFTMQRIKELTLISGPSSPQCEIQHKYPAIVFSAGGYTGNFFHDFNDGLIPLYITVKSIFTDDQDFILVISKARDWWVSKYSDILQTFSKHPIINLDNDTSTHCFTSANIGLMSHGFMTINPKLLPNSQTLTHFRTFLNSAYSRHITTRRMFKKPRLVLASRSGHVARVILNQKRVKRLAEDVGFEVTVFEPKPSTPLHQAYDLINSSHAMVGVHGAALTHAVFLRPGSVFLQVVPLGNEKVAEMCFGNLGRGMELEYMEYKIGVGESSLVDKYDRNSQLIKDPIGFQGKKWSDEIMRIYLKEQNVRIDLVRFREYLKIAYKKAKKLLDQQG